Part of the Paeniglutamicibacter sulfureus genome, GGCCTCGGGGCCGCCACCGCACGGGTGCTCTACGACGCCGGTGCCCAGGTGGTGCTGGTTGACCTGCCCTCCGCGAAGGGCGAGGAGGCAGCGGCGGCACTGGGGCCGCGGGCGAGGTTTGTGGCCGCCGACGTCACCGACGAAGCGCAGGTCAAAGCCGCCATTGCCGCAGCCGCGGACATGGGAAACCTGCGCATCGTGGTCAACTGCGCCGGGGTTGCCACCCCCGGCAAGGTGCTGGGGCGCGAGGGCGTGCTGCCGCTGTCCACCTTCGAAAAGGTCATCGCCATCAACCTCACCGGCACCTTCAACGTGGTCCGGCTGGCGGCAGAGGCCATGGCTGCAACCGACCCGGTCATCGACCCGGCCACCGGAACCCCCGAGCGCGGGGTCATCGTCAACACCGCCTCTGTCGCCGCCTTCGACGGGCAGATCGGCCAGCCCGCCTACTCCGCCTCCAAGGGCGCCGTCGCCGCGATGACGCTGCCGCTGGCCCGCGAACTGGCCCGTCACTACATCCGGGTCATGACCATTGCCCCGGGCATCTTCGAGACCCCGATGATGTCCTCGCTCTCCGACGAAGCGCAGGCATCGCTCGGTGCCCAGGTGCCGCACCCGGCACGTCTGGGCAAGCCCGCCGAATACGCGGCCCTGGTGGAGCACATCGTGGCCAACCAGATGCTCAACGGCGAAACCATCCGCCTTGACGGGGCCATCCGCATGGGACCGAAGTAGCCGGACCGCGGAGCAAAACCCTCAGCGGGGCATGAGCTCCCCGGCGCGCACCGGAACCTCGAGCCGGTTCCCCGGCACCGGTGCCGGGCACACCGCATGGGGTGAGAATGCCATGGGGTAGTTCAAGGTGCGGTTGAAATCAATGGCGACTTCCCCGTTCGTGCCGGGGTCCTTGACCGTGACAAAGCGCCAGGAAGCCGTCTGCACCCCGTTCGTCTGGTCCCGGAACGCCAAGGTCAGCGAACCATCGGCGTTCCGGGAAGCAGCCAGGGACGCGCGGTGCCCGGCCAGCTCGAATCCGACCTCGCCGACCAGTTCTGCCCTGAGCCTGGTGTCGGAACGGAAACTGTCGATCGGCACCACCTTCGGGGCGTGGAATGCGGTGTAGCGCCCGGGGACGATGAAGGTCGGGTCGTGGTCGAAGACCGGGACGCCGGTGAAGGCCTTCAGCCGGGGATGGTGGCGCTCGCGGGTGCGGATCATGTACCTGCCCCCGCGCACGCCCAGTTCCACCAGGGTGTCACCGTGGCGGATGAAATGCATGGACTCGCCCTCGTGCAGGGACTTGGCCAACGTACCGTGAACCGGGTCGCCATCCGGGGTGGTCACGGAGTCCGACACCTCGAAGTCCGCGGTCGCCCCGGTGGCATCGGCGCTCCAGCTTCCCGGAACCAGGTCCAATAGGCAGGGATCCTCGGGCAGCCACTGGTAGCTGCTCAGTGAAAGCCACCCGAACGGGACCGCCAGGCCTTCGTCGCGCATGCGGCGCCACAGTGTGAAATTCGTGGGTGCACTCATGGAACCCAGTGTGCCACTTCAGCGCCCGGTCGCTCCGTCGCCTGAGGGGGGATCGCGATGTGGCCATGCCGAATCCACAAGCATTAGGCTTGTTTCCATGCCTTCCTATCGCGCCCAGCTGAACATCACGGGGCTTCGTCCCGGGCACGCGCCCGAAGCCGTCATGGGCACCGCCGTGGCATCGCTGGCCGACGGCCACCATGTGGATGCGAACCAGCTCGACGTGGTCGCCGGGGTACCGCGGATCACCGTGCGCTACACCGTGGAGGAAGACGGGAACCCGGATATGCGCGCCGTTGCATCGGCCGCTGCCATGCGCGCGGCGGTGGAAAGGGTGGCGGTGAGCGAAAAGCTCGTGGTGCTGCGCCGCACCCGTGGACGCTGGATGACGCTGCGGCGCTAGGCGTGCGGCAGGATCTCGCGTCCTAGGAAAAGTCAGTCGGCTTGCCGCGGGCGGCGCGGTGCTCGGCATGGTGGATCTGGTAGCGCCGGTTCTCGGTTGCCAACAGCACCACGAAACCGGCCATTCCCGCGAGGATGGCGATCCAGATGGAGTTGTTGGTTCCCAATACCCGTGGCACGAGCAGCCAGAACATGCCCCAGCCAAATCCGATGGCCATGATGATGCGACCGCGCTCGGTCATGGACAGGCTTGTGGCACCGTAGCCCAGGGCAGGCACCAACAGGGTTGCGATCCAGATGCCCGCTCCGCCGGCACCCCAGGACTGCAGCATGTTCATGAAGGCGGACGCCAACACGACCATGCTGAAACCGGTCATCAGGCTGACGGGTGCATCGGTGAACATCCGTTCGCGCGTGGTACGGGCGGTGTTCAGGTTCAGCTCGCGCACTGAGGTGTACAGGAACCAACAGCTTGCCGCGGCAAAACCGAAGGCGGGGAAAAGCCAGTCGTTCACGGCGCTGAGCATCCACAGCACATTGCCCACGCAGGCAAGCGCAAACCAATGGCCGACGGCGCGTTGGCGCATCGCGGAGCGCTGCGAGGGCGCCCACGAGTAGGCTGCACCCGCCACCGCCCAGAGAAGGACGACTGGCCAGATCAGGTGCGCACTGGGAGCCAGCGACAACAAGGAGTAATTGGAACCCAGGGATTCGACGGTGCCGGAGGACAACGTCTCCAGGCTGGCCAGGGACACAGCCGCCGCCGCCACGGTGGCAGCGCTGCCAAGGATTCGACGGCGCATGTCCGATGGTTCCTCGACGGGGTTGGGGCCGGTCTCCGGCAGGACGTAAGGTGCCTCGTAGACCGGTTCGGCCGTGGCCTGTTGCTGGTCTATTGCGGCCTTGGCGCTGGCAACCAGGGCCGCAAGATGCTCCGGATCCATGGGCGGGGCCGGAGTGGCTGCCACCGAGGTCCCGGAGTCGGAAACCACAATGTCTTCACCGGGAGCGGCGTGCTCCGCTGGATACCAGTCTGTGGCAGGACCTGGAACCAGGTTTCCGGCATGCAATTCCGGCTCGTCGTGCACCGGGGACTTGACGGCTTGCGCATCATCGGGCTGGAGGGGGTCCGAGGCATGGAACCTCGCCGCTTCGGCACCCCTGGCGCGGTCCTCGGACTGTGTCTGGGCGGCCAGCCGTGCCTCGTCGGCCTGCCGGGCGGCGGCATCGAGCTTGGCCTGGTGGGCAAGGCGCGCGGCGTCACGCTTGGCGGCTTCCGTCTTTGCCTCGGCCCGGGCGA contains:
- a CDS encoding SDR family NAD(P)-dependent oxidoreductase; protein product: MLITDSIALVTGGASGLGAATARVLYDAGAQVVLVDLPSAKGEEAAAALGPRARFVAADVTDEAQVKAAIAAAADMGNLRIVVNCAGVATPGKVLGREGVLPLSTFEKVIAINLTGTFNVVRLAAEAMAATDPVIDPATGTPERGVIVNTASVAAFDGQIGQPAYSASKGAVAAMTLPLARELARHYIRVMTIAPGIFETPMMSSLSDEAQASLGAQVPHPARLGKPAEYAALVEHIVANQMLNGETIRLDGAIRMGPK
- a CDS encoding DUF1684 domain-containing protein, giving the protein MSAPTNFTLWRRMRDEGLAVPFGWLSLSSYQWLPEDPCLLDLVPGSWSADATGATADFEVSDSVTTPDGDPVHGTLAKSLHEGESMHFIRHGDTLVELGVRGGRYMIRTRERHHPRLKAFTGVPVFDHDPTFIVPGRYTAFHAPKVVPIDSFRSDTRLRAELVGEVGFELAGHRASLAASRNADGSLTLAFRDQTNGVQTASWRFVTVKDPGTNGEVAIDFNRTLNYPMAFSPHAVCPAPVPGNRLEVPVRAGELMPR